One window from the genome of [Mycobacterium] stephanolepidis encodes:
- the pheS gene encoding phenylalanine--tRNA ligase subunit alpha translates to MADHSQDPSVEPSETALTSAVDAARAAFDAAGDLDALAQAKVDHLGEKSPLALARQALGALPKDQRAEAGKLVNAVRNQAQQAYDIRLEALRAERDAAVLVAERVDVTLPSTRQTIGARHPITILSEHIADTFVAMGWEVADGPEVETEHFNFDALNFLPDHPARSTQDTFYIAPEDSRQVLRTHTSPVQVRTLLARELPVYVISLGRAFRTDEIDATHLPAFHQVEGLAVDRGLTLANLKGTLDAFARAMFGAQAHTRMRPHFFPFTEPSAEVDVWFENKKGGAGWVEWGGCGMVNPNVLRASGINPEECSGFAFGMGLERTLQFRNGLSDMRDMIEGDVRFSLPFGVSA, encoded by the coding sequence GTGGCCGATCACTCGCAGGACCCATCAGTGGAACCATCGGAGACGGCTCTGACGAGCGCCGTTGATGCTGCTCGCGCGGCCTTTGACGCCGCCGGTGACCTGGATGCCCTCGCGCAGGCAAAGGTCGACCATCTGGGGGAGAAGTCGCCACTGGCGCTCGCGCGGCAGGCTCTGGGCGCGCTACCCAAGGATCAACGGGCTGAGGCCGGAAAGCTTGTCAACGCCGTACGTAACCAGGCGCAACAGGCGTACGACATCCGGTTGGAGGCACTGCGCGCCGAACGTGATGCCGCCGTACTGGTCGCAGAGCGTGTCGATGTGACCCTGCCGTCGACGCGTCAGACGATCGGAGCGCGCCACCCGATCACCATCCTGTCCGAACACATCGCGGACACCTTCGTAGCGATGGGGTGGGAGGTGGCGGACGGCCCCGAGGTGGAGACCGAACACTTCAACTTCGATGCCCTCAACTTCTTGCCCGACCACCCGGCACGCAGCACCCAGGACACCTTCTACATCGCCCCCGAGGACTCGCGACAGGTGCTGCGCACGCACACCTCACCGGTCCAGGTCCGTACCTTGTTGGCGCGCGAGCTGCCCGTCTACGTGATCTCGCTGGGGCGCGCCTTCCGCACCGATGAAATCGATGCGACGCACCTGCCCGCCTTCCATCAGGTCGAGGGGCTCGCCGTGGATCGCGGGCTCACCCTGGCCAACCTCAAGGGCACGCTCGACGCCTTCGCGCGGGCCATGTTCGGGGCGCAGGCACACACCCGGATGCGGCCGCACTTCTTCCCGTTCACCGAACCCTCTGCCGAGGTGGATGTCTGGTTCGAGAACAAAAAAGGCGGGGCCGGCTGGGTTGAATGGGGCGGCTGCGGCATGGTGAACCCGAATGTGTTGCGAGCCAGTGGTATTAATCCGGAAGAATGCAGCGGCTTTGCGTTTGGCATGGGGCTGGAACGAACCTTGCAGTTCCGCAACGGGTTGTCCGATATGCGCGACATGATCGAGGGCGACGTGCGCTTCAGCCTCCCGTTCGGGGTGAGTGCCTGA
- a CDS encoding DUF1844 domain-containing protein gives MTDDLDHDDHHQSTTADVRELADIPAIEVITKAIVMLMSSSAEKLGLSSPDPDESPHRDLDEARRLITSLAGLVAASVEYLGPHAAPIRDGLQSLQKAFREASAIPDEPGQGPGEKYLR, from the coding sequence GTGACCGATGACCTTGACCACGATGATCACCACCAGTCCACGACCGCGGATGTCCGCGAGCTTGCCGACATTCCGGCGATCGAGGTGATCACCAAGGCCATTGTGATGCTGATGAGCTCCAGCGCCGAGAAGCTGGGACTGTCCTCCCCCGATCCGGACGAAAGCCCGCATCGCGATCTGGATGAGGCGCGCCGACTCATCACGTCCCTTGCCGGTCTGGTCGCCGCTTCCGTGGAGTACTTGGGTCCGCACGCTGCGCCGATTCGCGACGGACTGCAGAGTCTGCAGAAGGCTTTCCGGGAAGCCAGCGCCATTCCGGACGAACCGGGTCAGGGTCCTGGCGAGAAGTACTTGCGCTGA
- the rplT gene encoding 50S ribosomal protein L20: protein MARVKRAVNAQKKRRTILKASKGYRGQRSRLYRKAKEQQLHSLTYAYRDRRARKGEFRKLWIARINAAARANDITYNRFIQGLKIAGVEVDRKNLAELAVSDAAAFTALVEVAKAALPEDVNAPAGEAA, encoded by the coding sequence ATGGCACGCGTGAAAAGGGCCGTCAACGCCCAGAAGAAGCGCCGGACAATCCTGAAGGCCTCCAAGGGCTACCGCGGTCAGCGGTCGCGTCTGTACCGGAAGGCCAAGGAGCAGCAGCTGCACTCGCTGACCTACGCATACCGGGACCGTCGCGCCCGCAAGGGTGAGTTCCGCAAGCTGTGGATCGCGCGTATCAACGCCGCAGCTCGCGCCAACGACATCACGTACAACCGCTTCATCCAGGGTCTGAAGATCGCGGGCGTCGAGGTTGACCGCAAGAACCTCGCCGAGCTGGCCGTCAGCGATGCTGCCGCGTTCACCGCGCTGGTCGAGGTCGCCAAGGCTGCGCTGCCCGAGGATGTCAACGCTCCGGCCGGGGAAGCCGCCTGA
- a CDS encoding MspA family porin, which produces MALVTAICTLATAPAHADPVTMAPQTYTKVSRDGWTLMIRIDHETINSVPNLAEASNSREAFVTFDATAIATGGSAPITDSLFIAGYQLGCQTDVSSGLQIGGTGGLAGSVGYSGGPSVGGSGGLAGFVQTILQPGVITDLPLANMALSDGGKAMLDVDNLHIKADACGGDVTIRSYVYLRISTASAHTEFAIYGDPMKI; this is translated from the coding sequence ATGGCGTTGGTCACCGCGATCTGTACCTTGGCAACGGCTCCGGCCCACGCCGATCCCGTCACCATGGCGCCACAGACCTATACCAAGGTGAGTCGCGACGGGTGGACCTTGATGATCCGGATCGACCACGAGACCATCAACTCCGTACCCAACCTGGCCGAGGCCTCCAACTCGCGGGAAGCGTTCGTGACCTTCGATGCGACCGCGATCGCCACCGGCGGATCAGCGCCCATCACCGACAGCTTGTTCATCGCCGGATACCAGTTAGGTTGCCAGACAGACGTTTCCAGCGGTCTTCAGATCGGTGGCACCGGCGGCCTCGCGGGGTCTGTGGGCTACAGCGGCGGGCCGTCCGTCGGCGGTTCCGGCGGCCTCGCCGGGTTTGTGCAGACCATCTTGCAGCCGGGTGTCATCACCGATCTCCCCCTGGCCAACATGGCCTTGAGTGATGGCGGCAAGGCCATGCTCGACGTCGACAACCTCCACATCAAGGCCGATGCGTGCGGCGGCGATGTCACCATTCGCTCCTATGTCTATCTGCGGATCTCGACCGCTTCGGCGCATACTGAGTTCGCCATCTACGGCGACCCGATGAAGATCTAG
- the rpmI gene encoding 50S ribosomal protein L35 — MPKAKTHSGASKRFRTTGSGKIVRQKANRRHLMEHKPTSRTRRLDGRTVVAENDAKRVKKMLTG; from the coding sequence ATGCCTAAGGCCAAGACCCACAGCGGTGCGTCGAAGCGCTTCCGCACCACCGGCAGCGGAAAGATCGTGCGCCAGAAGGCGAACCGTCGCCACCTCATGGAGCACAAGCCCACCAGCCGCACCCGCCGTCTCGACGGCCGCACCGTGGTGGCGGAGAACGACGCCAAGCGCGTCAAGAAGATGCTGACCGGCTAG
- a CDS encoding oxidoreductase, which translates to MPAPLQIRHFRESDVPDQTGKTHVITGANNGLGLVAAEALARAGARVVLACRNQETGRAALDKVRALGPKADHALVELDLTSLASVRSAADAIRTQAPKVDVLLNNAGLMAIPLRRTAEGFETQIGVNHLGHFVLTDALLPSLLAADAPRVISLGSIAHAQGRNNLDVDDLNFTRRPYNRLTAYRASKLACMLFGSELARKAAAAGSPLLSVNVHPGVAATNLFDSMIPNLPGLQKAFYFGMGVVLQDERQGAEGELYAATMPDVQPDDYLGPTQLQGMRGPVKRAPRNKEARDPQLAARLWEKSVELTGADYSGLAG; encoded by the coding sequence ATGCCCGCACCCCTGCAGATCAGGCACTTTCGTGAGTCGGATGTTCCCGACCAGACCGGTAAGACACATGTCATCACCGGTGCGAACAATGGCCTGGGTCTCGTCGCCGCCGAGGCGCTGGCTCGCGCCGGCGCCCGCGTCGTGCTGGCCTGCCGCAACCAGGAGACCGGACGGGCGGCGCTGGACAAGGTGCGCGCGCTCGGACCGAAGGCCGACCATGCACTCGTGGAGCTCGACCTCACCAGCCTGGCCTCCGTGCGGTCTGCCGCGGATGCGATCCGCACCCAGGCCCCCAAGGTCGACGTGTTGCTCAACAATGCGGGTCTGATGGCAATCCCACTGCGACGCACCGCAGAAGGGTTCGAGACGCAGATTGGCGTCAACCATCTCGGCCACTTCGTGTTGACCGACGCGCTCTTGCCCTCCTTGCTCGCCGCCGACGCACCGCGAGTCATCTCGCTGGGCAGCATCGCGCATGCGCAGGGACGCAACAACCTGGACGTCGACGATCTGAATTTCACTCGGCGTCCGTACAACCGGCTGACCGCCTACCGGGCCTCGAAACTGGCGTGCATGCTCTTCGGCTCGGAGCTGGCCCGTAAGGCGGCAGCGGCCGGATCTCCGCTGTTGTCGGTCAATGTGCACCCGGGCGTGGCCGCCACGAACCTCTTCGATTCGATGATCCCGAATCTGCCCGGCCTGCAGAAGGCCTTCTACTTCGGCATGGGTGTGGTGCTCCAGGACGAGCGTCAGGGCGCCGAGGGCGAGCTGTACGCAGCGACCATGCCCGATGTGCAGCCCGACGATTACCTCGGGCCCACGCAGCTGCAAGGTATGCGTGGTCCGGTGAAGCGTGCTCCGCGCAACAAAGAGGCCCGCGACCCGCAGCTGGCCGCTCGGTTGTGGGAGAAGTCGGTCGAGCTCACCGGCGCGGACTACTCCGGCCTCGCCGGTTAG
- a CDS encoding oxygenase MpaB family protein, translated as MTSATADRRARRSTREGPSPVRPAVEPPHEIDLDGPPQPLGPDSLTWKYFADLRTGLLGVWIGSIQNMYPELGAGVEDHSILLREPLQRVTRSVFPIMGVVYDGDRAADTGRQIRGYHDTIKGVDSKGRRYHALNPETFYWAHATFFMLIINTAEYFCGGLTEAEKRQLFAEHVQWYRMYGMNMRPVPNSWEEFQQYWARVCDEELEINRATMDIFHIQIPKPKYVLLPDFIWQQMWAPARAFQNWVAAGVFSSSVREKAGMRWTPGDEVLLRVFGKAVQLAFSPLPDDIRLHPRAVSAYKRAQGRLPTDAPLVEAPKITAPPRDRRGLPMHYVPPSAQPKSLTSRAGKLLHSAFSLASPPWALRGRREVA; from the coding sequence ATGACATCCGCCACTGCTGATCGCCGCGCTCGGCGATCCACTCGCGAAGGCCCGTCGCCCGTGAGGCCCGCGGTCGAACCACCGCATGAAATCGATCTAGACGGCCCACCGCAACCGTTGGGACCAGATTCGCTGACATGGAAGTACTTTGCGGATCTGCGCACCGGACTCCTTGGCGTGTGGATCGGATCAATCCAGAACATGTATCCCGAGTTGGGTGCCGGAGTCGAGGATCATTCAATCCTGTTGCGCGAGCCCCTGCAGCGCGTGACGCGCTCGGTCTTTCCCATCATGGGTGTGGTCTACGACGGTGATCGCGCCGCGGACACCGGTCGTCAGATTCGGGGCTATCACGACACCATCAAGGGTGTCGACAGCAAGGGACGTCGCTACCACGCGCTGAATCCCGAGACCTTCTACTGGGCACACGCCACCTTCTTCATGCTCATCATCAATACCGCCGAATACTTCTGCGGCGGCCTCACCGAGGCCGAGAAACGGCAGCTCTTTGCCGAGCATGTCCAGTGGTACCGGATGTACGGCATGAACATGCGCCCCGTGCCCAACTCCTGGGAGGAGTTCCAGCAGTACTGGGCGCGGGTCTGCGACGAGGAGCTAGAGATCAATCGCGCGACGATGGACATCTTCCACATTCAGATCCCCAAACCGAAGTACGTACTACTACCGGACTTCATCTGGCAGCAGATGTGGGCCCCGGCCCGTGCATTTCAGAACTGGGTGGCCGCCGGGGTGTTCAGTTCCTCGGTGCGCGAGAAGGCCGGCATGCGCTGGACTCCTGGCGATGAGGTGCTCCTGCGAGTGTTCGGAAAAGCGGTGCAGTTGGCGTTCAGTCCATTGCCCGACGACATCCGCCTGCACCCACGCGCCGTGTCGGCGTACAAGCGCGCACAGGGCCGGCTGCCCACGGACGCGCCGTTGGTGGAAGCACCCAAGATCACCGCTCCACCCAGGGATAGACGCGGGTTGCCCATGCATTACGTACCGCCATCGGCCCAACCAAAGTCTCTGACCTCCCGTGCCGGCAAGCTACTGCACTCCGCCTTCTCGTTGGCGTCTCCGCCGTGGGCGCTCCGGGGCCGTCGCGAGGTCGCGTAA
- a CDS encoding TrmH family RNA methyltransferase, which produces MIDAVKLHRPAARRRAGLFLAEGPNLVEAALRSGAVERVFATEAATERFADLLVDAPVRLVTERAAKALSDTVTPVGLVAECRSISAEWSHVAARSPQFIVVAVDISEPGNAGTLIRVADAMGADAVVLAGNSVDPFNGKSLRASAGSIFNVPVIPAGDAAVVAENFTARGGAVLATTLDGELSLDDADPVLAGPCAWIFGNEAHGLDGVTAALATHRINIPMRGGAESLNLASAASICLYATARMHRRQ; this is translated from the coding sequence GTGATCGACGCGGTCAAACTGCACCGGCCCGCCGCCCGTCGGCGGGCCGGTCTTTTTCTGGCGGAAGGCCCCAACCTGGTCGAGGCCGCGCTGCGGTCCGGCGCGGTAGAACGCGTCTTCGCGACCGAGGCCGCGACCGAGCGATTCGCCGACCTGCTGGTCGATGCTCCCGTCCGTTTGGTGACCGAACGGGCCGCCAAAGCGCTGTCCGACACCGTAACTCCCGTTGGGCTGGTGGCGGAGTGTCGTTCCATCTCGGCCGAGTGGAGTCACGTCGCTGCCCGTTCGCCACAATTTATCGTTGTCGCCGTTGATATTTCGGAACCAGGCAACGCGGGCACTCTGATCAGGGTCGCCGATGCGATGGGCGCCGACGCTGTGGTCCTGGCAGGCAACAGTGTTGACCCATTCAACGGCAAGAGCCTGCGGGCCTCGGCGGGCAGCATTTTCAACGTCCCAGTCATCCCGGCCGGAGACGCTGCGGTGGTCGCCGAGAACTTCACCGCGCGCGGTGGCGCAGTGCTGGCCACCACCCTCGACGGCGAGTTGTCGCTCGATGACGCCGATCCGGTGCTTGCCGGGCCCTGCGCGTGGATCTTCGGAAACGAGGCGCACGGACTCGACGGTGTGACGGCAGCCCTGGCCACACATCGGATCAACATCCCGATGCGTGGGGGAGCCGAGAGCCTCAACCTGGCCAGCGCCGCGTCGATTTGCCTCTACGCCACGGCGCGGATGCATCGCCGTCAATAG
- the infC gene encoding translation initiation factor IF-3, with the protein MSTETRINERIRVPEVRLIGPKGEQVGIVRIEDALRVAADADLDLVEVAPDARPPVCKIMDYGKFKYETALKERESRKNQQQTVVKEQKLRPKIDDHDYETKKGHVVRFLEAGSKVKVTIMFRGREQSRPELGYRLLQRLGADVAEYGFVETSAKQDGRNMTMVLAPHRGAKTRAKAAQQAEAPAGPAPAQAAPPAEQAPTEQT; encoded by the coding sequence ATCAGCACTGAGACCCGCATCAACGAACGCATCCGCGTACCCGAAGTCCGCTTGATCGGCCCGAAAGGCGAACAGGTCGGCATCGTGCGGATCGAAGATGCGCTGCGCGTCGCCGCAGACGCCGATCTCGACCTTGTCGAGGTAGCCCCAGATGCCAGGCCGCCGGTCTGCAAGATCATGGACTACGGCAAGTTCAAGTACGAGACGGCTCTGAAGGAGCGCGAGTCTCGCAAGAACCAGCAGCAGACCGTCGTCAAAGAACAAAAGCTTCGGCCGAAGATCGATGATCACGACTACGAAACCAAGAAGGGCCACGTTGTGCGCTTCTTGGAAGCCGGATCAAAGGTCAAGGTGACGATCATGTTCCGCGGACGCGAGCAGTCCCGGCCCGAACTGGGCTATCGACTGTTGCAGCGGCTCGGCGCAGACGTCGCCGAGTACGGCTTCGTGGAGACCTCTGCGAAGCAGGACGGCCGCAATATGACGATGGTGCTGGCGCCGCACCGGGGTGCGAAGACCCGGGCCAAGGCGGCTCAGCAGGCAGAGGCTCCTGCAGGGCCGGCCCCAGCCCAGGCGGCCCCGCCGGCCGAGCAAGCGCCCACCGAACAGACCTAG
- a CDS encoding methylated-DNA--[protein]-cysteine S-methyltransferase — protein MSDYSTLTTPVGPFTAIVDGSGTVLASGWTDSPELLHALIHPTLRPRELNRKRDLGKVSKAVTDYHAGDLTAIDSIPVTQRSGDFLMHAWDVLRQVDPEAPITYSEFAVRAGRPAAIRAAASACARNAAALFVPCHRVYRIGGTLGGFRYGLPIKRWLLDHEAPAGT, from the coding sequence GTGAGCGACTACTCGACTCTCACCACCCCGGTGGGACCATTCACCGCCATCGTCGACGGATCGGGGACGGTCCTGGCATCGGGATGGACGGACTCCCCCGAGCTGCTGCATGCGTTGATACATCCGACGTTGCGCCCGCGGGAACTGAACCGTAAACGCGATCTCGGCAAGGTGTCCAAGGCCGTCACCGACTACCACGCGGGCGATCTGACCGCCATCGACTCGATCCCAGTCACCCAGCGTTCCGGGGATTTCCTCATGCACGCCTGGGATGTGCTGCGACAGGTCGATCCGGAGGCGCCGATCACCTACAGCGAGTTCGCCGTGCGTGCCGGACGGCCCGCTGCCATCCGTGCGGCCGCCAGTGCCTGCGCCCGGAATGCGGCGGCGCTGTTCGTCCCGTGCCACCGCGTATACCGCATCGGCGGCACACTGGGAGGCTTCCGCTATGGGCTTCCGATCAAGCGATGGCTACTTGATCACGAGGCTCCCGCCGGGACCTGA
- a CDS encoding rhomboid-like protein has protein sequence MRRVWAALVRLRVTIGYAVALVAVATVLVVEGPRMQDRVIAHASTNLHNLHQGRLGTLISSAFVTDAGPIYLWLPGLIYILALAELQWHSGRLALTFVLGHIGATLIVGVGTALAIWMHWAPVTIARASDVGMSYGTAAVVGALTASIPPRWRGSWMSGWIAVGAVSIACNQTFTEVGHLTALLLGMLAAHTFSVHAPHWSVLRLLLLGFGGLFALMMFSEDAQTLAAAVPTGIAAVLISQWVRSRREPRDQVAIA, from the coding sequence ATGCGGAGAGTCTGGGCCGCGCTTGTCAGGCTGCGGGTCACCATCGGTTATGCGGTTGCGCTGGTAGCGGTCGCCACCGTGCTGGTGGTCGAGGGGCCGCGGATGCAAGACCGGGTGATCGCGCATGCGAGCACCAATCTGCACAATCTGCACCAGGGGCGTCTGGGTACCCTCATCAGCAGTGCCTTTGTGACCGACGCCGGACCGATCTACCTGTGGCTTCCCGGCTTGATCTACATCCTTGCCCTGGCTGAACTGCAATGGCACAGTGGGCGTTTGGCGTTGACCTTCGTGCTCGGCCATATCGGTGCGACCCTCATCGTGGGAGTCGGAACCGCACTGGCCATCTGGATGCACTGGGCCCCGGTAACCATCGCGCGGGCAAGCGATGTGGGGATGAGTTACGGGACAGCGGCGGTTGTCGGCGCACTCACCGCATCGATTCCGCCACGCTGGCGCGGCTCATGGATGTCCGGCTGGATCGCCGTCGGCGCAGTATCTATCGCGTGCAATCAGACGTTCACGGAGGTGGGGCACCTCACGGCACTTCTCCTCGGGATGCTCGCGGCGCACACGTTTTCCGTGCACGCGCCGCATTGGTCTGTACTTCGATTGCTGCTCTTAGGGTTTGGTGGGCTGTTCGCCCTGATGATGTTCTCCGAGGACGCTCAGACTCTCGCGGCGGCGGTACCCACCGGGATAGCCGCGGTGCTCATAAGTCAATGGGTCAGGTCCCGGCGGGAGCCTCGTGATCAAGTAGCCATCGCTTGA
- a CDS encoding adenylate/guanylate cyclase domain-containing protein, translating into MDVEPSGLDAEPDREHNSGIRKRRRGRTSGPVRHDLAAESPDAAAPAQNSDPAEPASRHIARAGSWFRKMDRDPTVVAAVRRARRSLPGDPYFGDPLSTSGFGGASAVARAADRLVTDRDTAFREFGFGALQIWQAFTEKVSKQPANREVTLVFTDLVGFSAWALEAGDEATLKLLRRVASVAEPPMLNAGGQVVKRMGDGIMAVFDDPITALQAVIPARDALKNVEIQGYTPHMRIGIHTGTPQRIGSDWLGVDVNIAARVMESAAKGGLAISQPALAKVPLVLLDHLGLTPTPVRRPLFSSRPAGVPENMKMYLLETRRELPAAGDDGRI; encoded by the coding sequence GTGGATGTCGAGCCGTCGGGCCTCGATGCCGAACCGGACCGTGAGCACAACTCGGGAATCCGTAAGCGCAGGCGAGGCCGCACCAGTGGGCCTGTGCGGCATGACCTCGCCGCGGAGTCGCCTGATGCGGCCGCGCCAGCGCAAAATTCCGATCCCGCCGAGCCTGCGTCTCGCCATATCGCCCGAGCCGGGAGCTGGTTCCGCAAGATGGATCGGGATCCCACGGTCGTCGCGGCGGTACGCCGTGCCCGGCGTTCGCTGCCCGGCGATCCGTACTTCGGCGACCCGCTGTCCACCAGCGGTTTCGGTGGGGCGAGTGCGGTGGCGCGCGCGGCCGACCGGTTGGTGACCGATAGAGACACCGCGTTCCGTGAGTTCGGCTTCGGCGCATTGCAGATCTGGCAGGCCTTCACCGAGAAGGTCAGCAAGCAGCCGGCGAATCGCGAGGTCACCCTGGTCTTCACCGATCTCGTCGGATTCTCGGCCTGGGCACTGGAAGCCGGTGACGAGGCGACGCTGAAACTGCTGCGTCGCGTCGCATCGGTCGCCGAACCGCCCATGCTCAATGCCGGGGGTCAGGTGGTCAAGCGTATGGGCGACGGCATCATGGCCGTTTTCGATGATCCGATCACGGCCCTACAAGCCGTCATTCCTGCCCGTGACGCATTGAAAAACGTTGAAATACAGGGGTATACGCCGCATATGCGGATCGGGATCCACACCGGCACGCCCCAGCGTATCGGGTCGGACTGGCTCGGAGTCGATGTGAACATCGCCGCCCGCGTCATGGAGAGCGCCGCGAAGGGTGGTCTGGCGATCTCGCAACCGGCTCTGGCCAAGGTGCCGCTGGTGCTTCTTGATCACCTGGGACTCACGCCCACGCCCGTGCGGCGGCCGCTCTTCTCCAGCAGACCGGCCGGTGTGCCCGAGAACATGAAGATGTACCTACTCGAAACTCGCAGGGAACTGCCAGCCGCTGGGGACGACGGTCGCATCTAG
- a CDS encoding Ada metal-binding domain-containing protein, producing MELDAEACYRAVQSRDTRFDGQFYTAVRTTGIYCRPSCPAITPKRQNVSFHPTTASAQAAGYRACRRCLPDAAPGSPLWNINSDLAVRAMRLIGDGVVERDGVDGLARALGYSSRQLNRVLLAELGASPLALARANRATTARLLIQRTELAMSDIAFAAGFSSIRQFNDTIAAVFATTPSKLRAELPRGASLTSAPMPGGVSLKLPLRQPHNVAWSIWLLEHHCARGVEDFSEGRYTRALRMPHGPVVVTLTVDVDQVRADLQLSDMRDLAPTVARLRHLLDLDADPAAVDDALLSHPALAPLVAEARGIRVPGTVDGSELLLRTMIGQQISVSAANTATAHLVAELGEEVADTTGRVTRLFPTPEAVAAAGAEVMAGPAARIAAIVGAADRLATGKLELHHGMNAADMRRQLLEIKGIGPWTADYVVMRQLADPDVLLEHDLVLRRGAAAEGIDLAAARACSPWRSYVSMHLWRKGITALPRPRIRAQKGIS from the coding sequence ATGGAACTTGACGCGGAGGCCTGTTACCGGGCCGTGCAGTCCCGCGACACGCGATTCGACGGCCAGTTCTACACGGCCGTTCGCACCACCGGTATCTACTGCCGGCCGTCGTGTCCGGCCATCACCCCGAAGCGTCAGAACGTCTCGTTCCATCCCACCACCGCCTCTGCGCAGGCCGCCGGCTATCGAGCCTGCCGCCGGTGCCTACCGGACGCGGCACCTGGATCGCCATTGTGGAACATCAATTCCGACTTAGCTGTTCGAGCGATGCGCCTCATCGGCGACGGCGTGGTCGAACGCGATGGCGTGGATGGCTTGGCTCGCGCCCTCGGCTACTCAAGTCGTCAACTCAACAGGGTTCTGCTCGCCGAGCTCGGCGCAAGCCCACTGGCGCTGGCACGCGCCAATCGCGCCACCACCGCACGTCTGCTGATTCAGCGGACCGAACTGGCCATGTCCGACATTGCCTTTGCCGCCGGTTTTTCCAGTATTCGGCAGTTCAACGACACGATCGCGGCGGTGTTCGCGACGACACCGTCGAAACTGCGCGCCGAGCTCCCCCGCGGAGCGAGTCTCACATCGGCACCGATGCCCGGCGGCGTCAGCCTGAAACTTCCTCTGCGGCAGCCCCATAACGTCGCTTGGTCGATCTGGCTGTTAGAGCATCATTGCGCGCGTGGGGTCGAGGATTTTTCCGAGGGACGGTACACCCGAGCACTGAGAATGCCGCATGGTCCCGTCGTCGTGACACTGACGGTAGACGTCGATCAGGTGCGCGCGGACCTACAGCTCTCCGATATGCGTGACCTCGCGCCCACGGTGGCCCGCCTGCGTCATCTTCTTGATCTGGACGCCGACCCCGCGGCGGTGGATGACGCGTTGCTGTCTCACCCAGCGCTGGCCCCCCTCGTCGCCGAGGCTCGCGGCATCCGGGTGCCCGGGACAGTCGACGGGTCAGAGCTCCTGTTGCGCACCATGATCGGACAGCAGATCTCGGTATCCGCGGCCAATACCGCAACGGCACACCTCGTTGCCGAACTCGGCGAGGAGGTGGCCGACACGACGGGGCGAGTGACCCGTCTGTTTCCCACCCCCGAGGCCGTCGCCGCAGCGGGTGCAGAGGTAATGGCCGGGCCCGCGGCGCGGATCGCCGCGATCGTCGGGGCGGCCGACAGGCTCGCAACCGGCAAGCTGGAATTGCATCACGGGATGAACGCCGCCGACATGCGCCGGCAGCTGTTGGAGATCAAGGGAATCGGACCGTGGACCGCTGACTACGTGGTGATGCGCCAACTCGCCGATCCAGACGTTCTACTCGAGCACGATCTGGTGCTGCGCCGCGGTGCGGCGGCCGAGGGTATAGACCTCGCAGCTGCCCGCGCCTGCTCACCGTGGCGGTCCTATGTATCTATGCACCTGTGGCGCAAGGGAATCACTGCGCTACCACGTCCGCGCATTCGCGCACAGAAAGGAATCTCGTGA